One window of the Anopheles cruzii chromosome 2, idAnoCruzAS_RS32_06, whole genome shotgun sequence genome contains the following:
- the LOC128267696 gene encoding uncharacterized protein LOC128267696: MDFVAIFGGIFAFFVICALVRWCCTRRSSQGMVIATPVVITSETHRVATGVQNQIPPGVVVQGHTTGTGVYPVMQVAYPTQQPYPTQPYPVVQQYPVQSVPPQGPPTQFPVLPQQTHPVYPGAAPTAPHAATGPPMANPPSYDQVMTDAYAPQAPYNPDYKGH, encoded by the exons ATGGATTTTGTCGCAATATTTGGTGGCATTTTCGCGTTCTTCGTGATCTGCGCGCTGGTCAGATGGTGCTGCACGAGACGCTCGAGCCAGGGCATGGTGATTGCGA CGCCCGTTGTCATCACGTCCGAAACACAccgagtggccaccggtgtcCAGAATCAGATTCCCCCGGGAGTGGTGGTACAGGGCCACacgaccggcaccggagtgTATCCGGTGATGCAGGTCGCCTACCCTACGCAGCAACCGTACCCCACGCAGCCGTACCCGGTTGTCCAGCAGTATCCCGTGCAGTCGGTGCCCCCACAGGGACCACCGACGCAGTTCCCGGTCCTGCCCCAACAGACACACCCGGTTTATCCGGGTGCAGCTCCCACGGCTCCCCACGCTGCCACCGGACCACCGATGGCCAATCCGCCGAGCTACGACCAAGTGATGACCGATGCGTACGCTCCTCAAGCACCCTACAACCCCGACTATAAAGGCCATTAG